A single region of the Pontibacter kalidii genome encodes:
- a CDS encoding DUF2243 domain-containing protein, whose translation MNQDLGKSAGQNSMWGAFLVGVGMMAAVDEIIFHQVLAWHHFYDRSTLKVGMLTDGLLHSAELIAIVAGFFRLLDLRRTGSLSKPRAWAGFFLGLGSFQLFDGIVDHKVLRLHQVRYVENLLPYDIVWNAAGLVILLIGFYLLKKAKKKEATSSNLYT comes from the coding sequence ATGAACCAGGATTTAGGAAAAAGTGCAGGACAAAATTCAATGTGGGGAGCGTTCTTAGTGGGCGTCGGCATGATGGCTGCCGTAGACGAAATCATTTTTCATCAGGTACTTGCATGGCACCACTTTTATGACCGGTCCACCCTGAAAGTTGGAATGTTGACCGATGGTTTGCTGCACTCGGCCGAGTTGATTGCAATTGTGGCTGGCTTTTTCAGGCTGCTTGATTTAAGAAGAACCGGTTCCCTTTCAAAACCGAGGGCATGGGCTGGCTTCTTCCTCGGGCTAGGCTCCTTTCAACTTTTTGATGGCATTGTGGACCACAAAGTGCTTCGTCTGCACCAGGTCCGTTACGTGGAAAACCTGCTACCCTATGACATCGTATGGAACGCGGCTGGTCTGGTTATTCTCCTTATAGGGTTTTATCTTTTAAAAAAAGCCAAAAAAAAAGAAGCTACATCTTCTAACCTGTACACGTAG
- a CDS encoding DUF302 domain-containing protein: MSYHISKKIDGSFEEATTKVKEALQREGFGVISEIDLKDKFKEKLQVDFRNYIILGACNPQLAYQAIQQEANIGVMLPCNVLLQEHETGGVEVTAINPMETMAAVDSPHLNSLAEEVSRKLKSAINGL, from the coding sequence ATGAGTTACCACATAAGTAAGAAAATAGATGGTTCTTTTGAAGAAGCGACCACCAAAGTAAAGGAAGCCCTGCAGCGAGAAGGGTTTGGAGTGATCTCCGAGATAGACCTCAAAGACAAGTTTAAAGAGAAGCTGCAGGTAGATTTCAGAAACTACATAATTCTAGGTGCCTGCAATCCCCAATTGGCATATCAGGCTATCCAGCAGGAAGCTAACATTGGGGTGATGCTGCCCTGTAATGTTCTCTTGCAGGAGCATGAGACCGGCGGTGTGGAAGTAACAGCCATCAACCCGATGGAAACAATGGCAGCCGTCGATAGTCCACACCTTAATTCTTTAGCAGAAGAGGTTAGCCGGAAACTGAAATCTGCCATCAATGGTCTCTGA
- a CDS encoding class I SAM-dependent methyltransferase, whose amino-acid sequence MNNFWNDRYSQEQMAYGSEPNVFFREQLQELKPGKLLLPAEGEGRNAVHAALKGWQVAAFDFSEAGYKKATALAEQRGVTIDYQVTDAAQFACEPESMDAVALIYAHFPPALRQEMHQKVITWLKPGGTVILEAFHPKQLAYNSGGPKDEGMLYTAEMLQKDFSQLTIQMLEEEEIQLNEGLYHIGAGYVTRMIAQKHVKA is encoded by the coding sequence ATGAATAACTTTTGGAACGATCGCTACAGTCAGGAACAGATGGCCTATGGCTCTGAGCCTAATGTATTTTTCAGGGAGCAACTCCAAGAGCTGAAGCCGGGAAAACTCTTACTACCTGCCGAAGGGGAAGGCAGAAACGCTGTTCATGCGGCATTGAAAGGGTGGCAAGTGGCAGCATTCGATTTCAGCGAAGCAGGCTACAAAAAGGCAACCGCACTGGCCGAACAGCGAGGTGTAACCATAGACTATCAGGTAACAGACGCAGCTCAGTTTGCCTGTGAACCTGAAAGTATGGATGCTGTTGCACTTATTTATGCGCACTTCCCGCCTGCCCTGCGCCAGGAAATGCACCAAAAGGTGATTACCTGGCTTAAACCCGGTGGTACAGTTATACTTGAGGCATTTCATCCGAAGCAGTTGGCATACAATTCCGGCGGCCCAAAGGACGAAGGCATGCTGTACACGGCTGAAATGCTACAGAAAGACTTCAGCCAATTAACTATACAAATGCTGGAAGAAGAGGAAATTCAGCTGAACGAAGGCCTCTACCATATTGGTGCAGGCTATGTAACAAGAATGATTGCCCAAAAACACGTGAAAGCTTGA
- a CDS encoding universal stress protein, which produces MQNRLSIMVPANFTTVSFRAIEFLAFLMDKTPINTHLVHVIEVNSAEWAGSVEASETINKAELTQKQEQANQKFTELKQHVDFSFTSEVLFGGLTTSLAKYAAKQSLDLMLMGTDGSDG; this is translated from the coding sequence ATGCAAAATAGATTAAGCATCATGGTGCCGGCCAACTTTACAACGGTGTCTTTCAGAGCGATCGAATTTCTAGCTTTCCTGATGGATAAGACACCTATCAACACACACCTGGTACATGTAATTGAAGTAAACTCCGCTGAATGGGCAGGTTCTGTAGAAGCATCAGAAACGATAAACAAAGCTGAACTAACGCAAAAGCAAGAACAGGCAAACCAGAAGTTTACTGAGCTGAAACAGCACGTAGATTTCAGCTTCACCAGCGAAGTGCTGTTTGGTGGTTTAACTACATCACTTGCAAAGTATGCTGCTAAGCAAAGTTTAGACCTGATGCTAATGGGCACGGACGGCTCCGATGGCTAG
- a CDS encoding universal stress protein, which translates to MWVADFEAEKQPEQSIATIKMLQQLFQAKLHLLQIVDKEDEERAQQLKHNMQIFAEHLHLQNFELHLHHNYKVPAGVRNFNEISAMDLVLIGTYGRKGISHLFYGSIAESLVNHCIRPLMTYHLN; encoded by the coding sequence TTGTGGGTTGCAGACTTTGAGGCAGAAAAGCAGCCTGAGCAAAGTATAGCAACTATTAAAATGCTGCAGCAGCTCTTTCAAGCCAAACTGCACCTGCTGCAGATTGTAGACAAGGAAGATGAAGAAAGGGCACAGCAACTGAAACACAACATGCAGATCTTTGCTGAGCACCTGCACCTACAGAACTTCGAATTGCACCTGCACCACAACTATAAAGTGCCGGCCGGTGTGCGCAACTTTAACGAAATATCAGCCATGGACCTGGTGCTGATTGGAACATATGGCAGGAAAGGCATCAGCCACCTGTTCTATGGCAGTATCGCTGAATCACTGGTGAATCATTGCATCCGCCCCCTGATGACCTATCATCTTAATTAA
- a CDS encoding MBL fold metallo-hydrolase: MKIKQFEDKGLAHYAYAILSEDAKEVILIDPARDPQPYYDYAEENNARIVGVIETHPHADFVSSHLEIHQQTGATIYTHSMVGADYPHEAFDEGATLQLGEIKLKSLHTPGHSPDSISVVLEHEDKDKAVFTGDTLFIGDVGRPDLRESAGNVTAKREELARKMYKSTREKLMKLADDVVVYPAHGAGSLCGKGLSDANSSTIGNEKLSNYALKPMSEEEFVKVLTADQPFIPKYFGYDVSLNKQGAPEYKTSIEDVVLLEKNFKPEVGAVIVDARSEKVFKKGHYKGAINIQNGGKFETWLGSIVGPSESFYLAGESEEQLGELIAKASKIGYELLIKGAFVYDQQGGEKSDEFNRASFDANMEDYMIVDVRNTSEVKAGKFFDKAISIPLPELRERASEIPTDKPVVIHCAGGYRSAAGSSIVEAALPGVKVLDMSEAVTELKQQ; encoded by the coding sequence ATGAAAATCAAACAGTTTGAAGACAAGGGCTTAGCCCACTACGCTTATGCTATACTTAGTGAAGACGCTAAAGAAGTAATACTGATAGACCCGGCCCGCGACCCGCAGCCCTACTATGACTATGCTGAAGAGAACAATGCCAGAATTGTAGGTGTGATTGAGACGCACCCGCACGCCGACTTTGTGAGCTCGCACCTGGAGATACACCAGCAGACCGGTGCTACTATTTACACCCACAGCATGGTAGGCGCCGACTATCCGCATGAGGCATTTGACGAAGGCGCAACGCTGCAACTTGGTGAAATAAAATTAAAGTCGCTGCACACGCCTGGCCACTCCCCTGACTCAATCAGTGTGGTGCTGGAGCACGAAGACAAAGACAAAGCGGTATTCACCGGCGACACCTTGTTTATTGGCGATGTAGGTCGTCCGGATCTGCGCGAGAGCGCCGGTAACGTAACGGCTAAGCGTGAGGAGCTGGCCCGCAAGATGTATAAAAGCACCCGCGAGAAGCTGATGAAGCTGGCTGATGACGTGGTGGTGTATCCGGCACACGGCGCGGGTTCGCTCTGCGGCAAAGGCCTGAGCGATGCCAACTCCAGTACTATTGGTAATGAGAAGCTGAGTAACTATGCCCTGAAGCCAATGAGTGAAGAGGAATTTGTGAAGGTATTGACAGCAGACCAGCCCTTCATCCCCAAGTACTTTGGCTACGACGTGAGCCTGAACAAGCAGGGCGCGCCGGAATATAAGACTAGCATAGAAGATGTTGTACTACTGGAGAAGAACTTTAAACCCGAGGTAGGTGCAGTGATCGTGGATGCCCGTAGCGAGAAGGTATTCAAGAAAGGCCACTACAAAGGCGCGATCAACATCCAAAACGGCGGTAAGTTCGAAACCTGGCTGGGAAGTATCGTGGGACCAAGCGAGAGCTTCTACTTGGCGGGTGAGAGCGAAGAACAACTAGGAGAGCTGATTGCCAAGGCATCCAAGATCGGGTACGAGCTGTTAATCAAGGGTGCGTTCGTGTACGACCAGCAAGGCGGTGAGAAAAGTGATGAGTTCAACAGAGCGTCGTTCGATGCGAATATGGAAGACTACATGATTGTTGACGTCCGAAACACTTCGGAAGTTAAGGCTGGTAAGTTCTTTGACAAGGCCATCAGCATTCCGCTTCCGGAGCTGAGAGAGCGTGCAAGCGAGATCCCTACGGACAAGCCGGTGGTGATCCACTGCGCGGGCGGGTACCGCTCCGCCGCAGGCAGCTCCATAGTGGAGGCCGCTCTGCCAGGCGTGAAGGTGCTCGACATGAGCGAAGCCGTAACAGAACTCAAGCAACAGTAA
- a CDS encoding Crp/Fnr family transcriptional regulator, with the protein MESINKNVLLENFSQLEQPLLEEILAQSTIKQLKEGEEALRTGQYIKSTVLLSKGLLKIYREDDEGNEFLMYYLEPGNACALSMMCTARDEKSQIMAKAVEASEVILIPSHLSELWLAKYKSWHSFVIASYRERFEELLQTLDSVAFKGLDERLVFYLKRHVKVSGNEVKLSHQQIANELSSSREVISRLLKKLEQTGAITLHRNYIEVHHLE; encoded by the coding sequence ATGGAAAGCATAAACAAAAATGTATTACTGGAAAATTTTTCACAGTTAGAGCAGCCTCTTCTGGAGGAAATATTGGCACAAAGCACCATCAAGCAATTGAAAGAAGGTGAAGAGGCCCTGCGTACAGGTCAATACATCAAGTCTACTGTATTGCTTTCCAAGGGACTGCTCAAAATATACCGCGAAGACGACGAGGGGAACGAGTTTCTGATGTATTACCTGGAGCCTGGCAACGCCTGTGCCCTGTCCATGATGTGCACCGCACGCGACGAAAAAAGCCAAATTATGGCGAAAGCGGTGGAGGCCTCTGAGGTTATACTGATCCCTTCCCATTTGTCAGAGCTGTGGTTGGCGAAGTATAAAAGCTGGCACAGCTTTGTGATTGCCTCTTACCGCGAACGTTTTGAAGAACTCCTGCAAACGCTGGATAGCGTAGCCTTCAAAGGCTTGGATGAGCGGCTTGTGTTTTACCTGAAGCGCCATGTGAAAGTAAGCGGGAACGAAGTAAAATTGTCTCACCAGCAAATTGCCAATGAACTCAGCAGCTCCCGGGAAGTAATCTCCAGGCTACTGAAGAAGCTGGAACAAACCGGCGCGATTACGCTGCATAGGAACTATATTGAAGTACATCATTTAGAGTAG
- a CDS encoding sulfite exporter TauE/SafE family protein, with product MEILGYIAAMLIGLSLGLIGGGGSILTVPVLVYLLGLSPVISTAYSLFIVGLTSLVGSYKFYQKGLVSMKTAVVFGLPSIVAVYLTRRYLVPAIPENLFAVGDFMVTKGVLLMLLFAGLMVFASISMIKKKKEAPAAPADMVDENMDTELSLEHTDPAKKHPKQKFNYGGILAEGLVVGTLTGLVGAGGGFLIIPALVLFSKLDMKMAVGTSLLIIAVKSLFGFIGDIFNYEIDWMFLAIFSTISISGIFIGTFLSTKIHADKLKTSFGWFVLLMGVYIFIKELFFA from the coding sequence ATGGAAATACTCGGATACATTGCTGCCATGCTCATCGGCTTATCACTTGGACTGATCGGCGGCGGCGGCTCCATACTTACAGTACCGGTGCTGGTTTACCTACTCGGTTTAAGTCCGGTTATCTCAACAGCATACTCTTTATTCATTGTGGGCCTCACTAGCTTAGTAGGGTCTTATAAGTTTTACCAAAAGGGTCTGGTGAGCATGAAAACGGCTGTCGTTTTCGGCTTGCCCTCCATCGTGGCCGTGTACCTTACCCGGCGCTACCTGGTGCCGGCCATACCAGAAAACCTTTTCGCTGTAGGTGATTTTATGGTGACCAAAGGCGTGCTCCTAATGCTGCTCTTTGCCGGGCTGATGGTATTTGCTTCCATCTCCATGATCAAAAAGAAAAAAGAAGCCCCTGCAGCGCCGGCTGACATGGTAGACGAAAACATGGACACTGAACTGAGCCTGGAGCACACAGACCCTGCTAAAAAGCACCCTAAGCAGAAGTTCAACTATGGCGGTATCCTGGCCGAAGGATTAGTAGTTGGTACATTAACTGGCCTTGTAGGAGCAGGCGGTGGCTTCCTGATCATCCCGGCGCTGGTTCTCTTCAGCAAGCTTGATATGAAAATGGCCGTAGGTACTTCGCTGCTGATCATTGCCGTAAAATCACTGTTCGGCTTTATCGGGGATATATTCAACTACGAAATCGACTGGATGTTCCTGGCCATTTTCTCTACTATCTCCATTTCCGGCATCTTCATCGGCACATTCCTGTCCACTAAGATACATGCCGATAAACTGAAGACTTCTTTTGGCTGGTTTGTACTCCTCATGGGTGTCTACATTTTCATCAAAGAATTATTTTTTGCATAA
- a CDS encoding MBL fold metallo-hydrolase yields the protein MKVEQIYTGCLAQGAYYIESNGEAAIIDPLREVKPYLEKAEKDNATIKYVLETHFHADFVSGHVDLAKASGATIVFGPNAKTTYDAYIAKDGEELKVGDVAIKVLHTPGHTMESTTYLLIDKNGKDHAIFSGDTLFIGDVGRPDLAAKSDLTQDQLAGHLFDSLRNKIMPLADDVIVYPAHGAGSACGKNMSKETTDTLGNQKKTNYALRTDMTKEEFIKEVTDGLTPPPSYFPLNVMMNKEGYDNIQNILEKGLQALTPEAFEAAANETGALVLDTRKTETFAAGFIPNAINIGIDGNFAPWVGTLIPDIKQHLLLVTDEGREEEVVTRLARVGYDYTIGYLKGSFDAWKQAGKEVDTISSITAETFANRFEQDNAIKVVDVRKPGEFQAEHVETAQSAPLDYLNEHLTELPKDETMYLHCAGGYRSMIAASILKARGYENVVNVEGGFKAIAETNVPKTAFVCPSTLK from the coding sequence ATGAAAGTAGAACAGATCTATACCGGATGCCTTGCACAGGGCGCTTACTACATCGAGAGCAACGGCGAGGCCGCTATCATAGACCCGCTGCGCGAAGTAAAACCATACCTGGAAAAAGCAGAGAAAGATAACGCCACTATCAAGTATGTGCTGGAGACACACTTCCATGCCGACTTCGTTTCAGGTCACGTGGATCTGGCAAAGGCTTCAGGTGCCACCATCGTTTTCGGCCCGAATGCTAAGACAACGTATGATGCTTATATCGCAAAAGATGGGGAAGAGCTAAAAGTAGGTGATGTAGCGATCAAAGTGCTGCATACGCCAGGCCATACCATGGAATCTACCACCTATCTGCTGATAGACAAGAATGGCAAAGACCACGCAATCTTCTCAGGAGATACCCTGTTCATTGGTGATGTGGGTCGTCCGGACCTGGCTGCCAAGTCTGATTTAACACAGGATCAACTGGCAGGACACCTGTTCGATTCACTTCGCAACAAGATCATGCCGCTGGCAGATGATGTGATCGTTTATCCGGCTCACGGGGCGGGATCCGCTTGTGGTAAGAACATGAGCAAGGAAACAACGGATACACTGGGCAACCAGAAGAAAACAAATTACGCTTTGCGCACCGACATGACCAAAGAAGAGTTCATCAAAGAAGTAACAGACGGGCTGACACCGCCACCAAGCTATTTCCCGCTGAACGTGATGATGAACAAGGAAGGCTACGATAACATCCAAAACATACTGGAAAAAGGCCTGCAAGCCTTGACACCGGAGGCTTTTGAAGCGGCAGCTAATGAAACAGGTGCACTGGTACTGGATACGCGTAAGACGGAAACGTTTGCAGCCGGTTTCATTCCGAACGCGATCAACATCGGTATCGACGGCAACTTTGCCCCTTGGGTGGGGACCCTGATCCCGGACATCAAGCAGCATCTGTTGCTGGTAACGGACGAAGGACGCGAAGAAGAAGTGGTGACAAGACTGGCCCGTGTTGGTTACGACTATACCATCGGTTACCTGAAAGGCAGCTTCGATGCGTGGAAGCAGGCTGGCAAGGAAGTAGACACCATCTCTTCTATTACTGCTGAAACATTTGCTAACCGTTTTGAGCAGGACAATGCCATAAAAGTAGTGGATGTGCGCAAGCCGGGTGAGTTCCAGGCAGAACACGTGGAGACAGCGCAAAGCGCTCCGCTTGACTACCTGAACGAGCACCTTACTGAGCTGCCTAAAGATGAGACCATGTACCTGCACTGTGCCGGTGGATACCGCTCCATGATCGCAGCCTCCATACTCAAGGCGAGAGGTTACGAGAACGTAGTGAACGTAGAAGGTGGCTTTAAGGCTATTGCGGAAACCAATGTGCCTAAAACAGCTTTTGTTTGCCCGAGCACGCTGAAGTAA
- a CDS encoding rhodanese-like domain-containing protein: MFNIFGSKPKNYENLDGRTFREKFQSAAKAELLDVRTAGEFAAGSIKGAKNLDVTSSQFQQALKTMDKDKAYFVFCRSGNRSGAACDMMSAQGFKAYNLAGGIGAWPR; the protein is encoded by the coding sequence ATGTTTAACATATTCGGATCAAAACCTAAGAACTACGAAAACCTGGACGGCAGGACCTTCAGAGAGAAATTTCAGAGCGCTGCGAAAGCGGAGTTGCTGGATGTAAGAACAGCGGGTGAATTCGCTGCTGGCTCCATTAAAGGCGCTAAAAACTTAGATGTGACATCCTCTCAGTTTCAGCAAGCCCTGAAAACCATGGACAAGGATAAAGCCTATTTCGTGTTCTGCCGCAGTGGCAACCGTAGCGGTGCTGCCTGTGACATGATGAGTGCTCAAGGTTTTAAAGCCTACAACCTGGCAGGCGGAATCGGTGCCTGGCCAAGATAA
- a CDS encoding YeeE/YedE family protein: MLEFLSQPWPWYVSGAVIALVMAILLFFGKSFGFSSNLRVICSACGAGKHVKFFDFDWRAQTWNLLFLVGAILGGFIASEFLSNGEAVQISQATIQDLSALGVSAPEGMQPEEIFSLEAAFTLKGFLILLLGGFAIGFGSRYAGGCTSGHAISGLSNLQLPSLIAVIGFFIGGLITTFVLLPLIF; the protein is encoded by the coding sequence ATGTTAGAATTTTTGAGCCAACCGTGGCCCTGGTATGTATCGGGTGCAGTAATCGCCCTGGTAATGGCAATTTTGTTGTTCTTCGGGAAGTCGTTTGGCTTTTCGTCTAACCTGCGCGTGATCTGCTCAGCCTGCGGGGCAGGCAAGCATGTGAAGTTCTTTGACTTTGACTGGCGCGCCCAAACCTGGAACCTGCTGTTTCTGGTAGGAGCCATTCTCGGCGGCTTCATTGCTTCTGAGTTTTTATCAAATGGCGAAGCCGTTCAAATCTCCCAGGCTACCATTCAGGACCTGAGCGCACTTGGTGTTTCAGCTCCGGAGGGCATGCAGCCGGAAGAGATTTTCAGCCTGGAAGCTGCCTTTACCTTAAAAGGATTCCTGATCCTGCTGCTGGGCGGATTCGCCATCGGGTTCGGATCACGTTATGCTGGGGGCTGTACCTCCGGCCACGCCATTAGTGGTTTGTCTAACCTGCAGTTGCCATCGCTGATTGCCGTGATTGGTTTCTTTATCGGTGGCCTGATTACCACGTTCGTGCTGCTACCGCTCATCTTCTAA
- a CDS encoding DUF6691 family protein: MKGLKFILAGILFGIVMSKSEAISWFRIQEMFRFQSFHMYGLMGTALTLGIITTYVIKKYKLRDYQGNPIIFTPKEMSVPRYLIGGIIFGLGWALTGACPGPMFVNIGLQYWAILIAVVGAIAGTYLYGAIKDRLPH; encoded by the coding sequence GTGAAAGGATTAAAATTTATACTTGCCGGCATCCTGTTTGGCATCGTGATGAGTAAGTCGGAAGCCATTTCGTGGTTCCGCATCCAGGAGATGTTCCGCTTCCAGTCGTTCCATATGTACGGCCTGATGGGAACCGCCCTTACCCTGGGCATCATCACCACCTACGTGATCAAAAAATACAAGCTACGCGATTATCAAGGTAACCCGATCATCTTTACGCCCAAAGAAATGTCCGTTCCGCGTTACCTGATCGGGGGTATTATCTTCGGGTTGGGCTGGGCGCTGACAGGCGCCTGCCCGGGTCCGATGTTCGTAAACATAGGCCTTCAGTACTGGGCGATTTTGATAGCAGTAGTTGGTGCCATAGCAGGCACTTACCTGTACGGAGCTATAAAAGACAGACTGCCGCATTAA
- a CDS encoding MFS transporter, whose amino-acid sequence MAPSSETKLGLRENAGQFWLLVLVNGFVGAMVGLERSVIPEFAQTVFGINGHTALLSFIVAFGLAKSGANLAMGRLATRYTRRQLLLIGWLFALPVPWLLLYADAWWWVILVNLLLGINQGLSWSATVVMKIDLVGEKNRGLAMGINEFAGYLAVGLVAFLAGYIASTTGDVTLAFFPGIGFSIAGLLLTLLFVRDTHAHVQTETRQSNIPLLHNIWKDTTWRHGNLGSVTLNGFVNNLNDGMLWGLLPVLLSTKGYSLTETGFLAGIYPVVWGLGQLVTGKLGDGLCKKQLLSMGMMLQGVAIGMLLFAGSYPTLVAALVILGVGTAMVYPNFLSVVAENTHPSQRPQSLGIFRFWRDFGYVAGAVAAGVFGDLFGLEAVILGTAILTVSAGLLSEYRMCCTKRLLWHSKECGISLMKAN is encoded by the coding sequence ATGGCACCATCATCAGAAACAAAACTTGGCTTACGGGAGAATGCAGGGCAGTTCTGGCTGCTGGTGCTCGTAAACGGCTTTGTGGGCGCCATGGTAGGTCTGGAGCGCTCCGTAATTCCGGAATTTGCCCAAACAGTGTTTGGTATAAACGGGCACACAGCGCTCCTGTCTTTTATCGTTGCCTTCGGCCTGGCTAAGTCTGGCGCTAACCTGGCCATGGGCCGGCTGGCCACCAGGTATACACGCCGGCAGTTGCTGCTGATCGGCTGGCTATTTGCCTTGCCGGTACCCTGGTTGCTTTTGTACGCCGATGCCTGGTGGTGGGTAATTCTAGTCAACCTGCTGCTGGGGATAAATCAAGGCCTGTCCTGGTCGGCAACTGTCGTGATGAAGATAGACCTGGTAGGTGAAAAGAACCGCGGCCTGGCCATGGGTATTAACGAATTTGCCGGCTACCTGGCGGTGGGGCTGGTGGCTTTTTTGGCTGGCTATATTGCTTCTACCACCGGAGACGTAACCTTGGCGTTTTTTCCGGGCATTGGCTTCTCGATAGCTGGTTTGCTGCTAACTCTGCTTTTTGTGCGGGATACGCATGCCCACGTACAGACCGAAACACGGCAGTCTAACATCCCGCTGCTGCACAACATCTGGAAAGACACGACCTGGCGCCACGGGAACCTGGGCTCCGTAACCTTAAACGGCTTCGTGAACAACCTGAACGATGGCATGCTTTGGGGACTGCTACCGGTGTTACTAAGTACAAAAGGCTACTCCCTTACCGAAACAGGTTTTTTGGCCGGAATCTACCCTGTGGTATGGGGCCTGGGGCAACTGGTAACGGGCAAACTGGGTGATGGGCTCTGCAAAAAGCAACTGCTAAGTATGGGGATGATGCTGCAGGGTGTTGCGATCGGGATGCTCTTATTTGCTGGCTCCTACCCTACTCTGGTGGCTGCCCTGGTTATACTTGGTGTGGGTACGGCCATGGTATACCCTAACTTCCTGTCGGTGGTGGCCGAGAATACGCACCCCAGTCAGCGGCCGCAGAGTCTGGGCATCTTCCGGTTCTGGCGCGACTTCGGCTACGTAGCCGGTGCAGTCGCAGCCGGTGTGTTTGGTGACTTGTTTGGGCTGGAAGCAGTTATACTTGGCACCGCCATACTCACCGTAAGTGCAGGGTTGTTATCAGAGTACAGGATGTGTTGCACCAAGAGGCTACTCTGGCACAGTAAAGAATGCGGGATTAGCCTGATGAAGGCTAACTGA
- a CDS encoding DoxX family membrane protein, whose translation METTPRQKISFLVLRSMASFIFIVAGINHLLKTSGAAARLEKAPFAHLTTWIAPTETLIILSGIGLLLGGFMLLVGYKTKLASAGLLAILIPITLTVQVGSGDYGPLFKNVALIGLLIFFIVNGAMYFGLDQVLKQKKKAGLATIPSGNYAVVVALGLMGLLGSYATTNAQSSTQQGSIIPAAGKNYAVLISQPNHLKAAVNTAESITKDSKYNRESFVVMACAKSVEAFKKDGRMAAEIEKGRAAGVTYMLCGMSLKQFNITAADLVDGVEITPNGLTYMFNLKQKGYTTVEL comes from the coding sequence ATGGAAACTACTCCAAGACAAAAAATATCATTCCTGGTGCTGCGCAGCATGGCAAGCTTTATCTTTATAGTGGCAGGTATCAATCATCTTTTGAAAACGTCAGGTGCAGCCGCCAGATTAGAAAAGGCCCCTTTCGCGCATCTGACCACCTGGATAGCACCAACCGAAACGCTCATCATCCTTTCAGGTATAGGCCTGCTGTTGGGCGGATTTATGCTGCTGGTTGGCTATAAAACAAAATTAGCTTCTGCCGGATTACTTGCCATCCTCATTCCCATCACGCTTACAGTGCAGGTGGGCAGCGGAGACTATGGGCCTTTATTCAAGAATGTGGCCCTAATTGGATTGCTTATCTTCTTCATTGTAAATGGGGCTATGTACTTTGGTCTGGACCAGGTGCTGAAGCAGAAAAAGAAAGCAGGATTGGCAACAATACCCAGTGGTAATTATGCAGTTGTAGTAGCTCTGGGGTTGATGGGGCTGCTTGGTTCCTACGCCACTACAAATGCTCAAAGTTCAACACAACAGGGCTCCATTATACCTGCTGCAGGTAAGAATTATGCCGTGCTCATCAGCCAGCCAAACCACCTGAAAGCAGCCGTAAACACAGCTGAGTCTATTACCAAAGACAGCAAGTATAACCGGGAATCGTTTGTGGTGATGGCCTGTGCGAAATCAGTAGAAGCCTTCAAAAAAGACGGTAGGATGGCTGCAGAAATAGAGAAAGGTAGAGCTGCCGGGGTTACCTACATGCTGTGCGGCATGTCCCTAAAGCAATTCAACATTACTGCCGCCGACCTGGTAGATGGGGTGGAAATAACACCGAACGGCCTTACTTATATGTTTAACCTTAAGCAAAAAGGCTATACTACTGTAGAACTTTAG